One window from the genome of Synergistaceae bacterium encodes:
- a CDS encoding NAD(P)-binding domain-containing protein, giving the protein MTNIKETRISIVGAGALGGAVARGLSKAGYRVLASDAHPERLDRVKADGVELTSDNARAVQEGEVVMFALKPHLTLGVVKEQALFLKGKLCVSLAAVVSLDMLVDAVPEARWARAMTNICAAINCAFTGVARSKATTHDDMTWLKGTFGLLGPVEESEERNLNALTALTGAAPAFFMSLMEAAAMGGIHAGLPKDLAYKGAMSAMLGAARLSAEVEKHPAELRDDVCTPGGMTIEGIYEIERAGARAALMKAVLLTAEKGKLLEEKIAASLT; this is encoded by the coding sequence GTGACAAACATAAAAGAAACGCGTATCTCCATCGTGGGAGCGGGGGCTTTGGGTGGAGCGGTGGCCAGGGGACTGTCGAAGGCAGGGTACAGAGTGCTGGCCTCGGACGCGCACCCTGAACGGCTGGACCGAGTGAAGGCGGACGGGGTAGAGTTGACCTCGGACAACGCTAGAGCCGTCCAAGAGGGCGAGGTGGTGATGTTCGCCTTGAAGCCTCATCTGACATTAGGAGTCGTCAAAGAACAGGCACTTTTTTTAAAGGGGAAGCTCTGCGTATCCTTGGCCGCTGTGGTGTCTCTGGATATGCTGGTGGATGCCGTACCCGAGGCCCGATGGGCTCGTGCGATGACAAACATCTGCGCGGCGATCAATTGCGCTTTTACTGGTGTCGCCAGGTCGAAGGCCACCACACACGACGACATGACCTGGTTGAAGGGAACATTCGGCCTGCTGGGGCCCGTGGAGGAATCAGAGGAAAGGAACTTGAACGCTCTGACTGCGCTGACCGGCGCGGCTCCCGCATTTTTCATGTCTTTAATGGAAGCCGCAGCTATGGGAGGCATCCACGCTGGGCTTCCCAAGGACTTGGCCTATAAAGGAGCTATGAGCGCCATGCTGGGGGCCGCCCGTCTGTCGGCGGAGGTGGAGAAGCATCCGGCGGAATTACGAGATGACGTCTGCACTCCCGGCGGCATGACTATTGAGGGCATCTACGAAATCGAGCGGGCGGGGGCACGGGCTGCGCTCATGAAGGCTGTCTTGCTGACGGCGGAAAAAGGCAAGCTCT
- the rlmB gene encoding 23S rRNA (guanosine(2251)-2'-O)-methyltransferase RlmB, whose protein sequence is MGNKDKGSRDRNRYESSGSGKTGGKGKPMGKNAGQSADRSDSKRSDSKPAGSRPAKTNPTRWAKPTGAAPTGAKFAGATGQRKPAASKPWREGVPLRDVPPREPADDICWGRQPVLDLVKTVPGRCMKIVIANNVRPPFLDELTDAARAGKVVYQMAAPEALDGLCPGVRHQGVACRVTEAKLLELEPFLEGLSKDKPALIVVLDHIEDPHNLGAVVRSAEAVGAAAVLYPKRRSALPGGTVMKVSAGAAMRVPMIPVVNIARSVEQLKAAGFWTVGLENEAQSSLWDEADLSARTAFVIGAEGEGLSRLVGEKCDQLLRIPIRGGVGSLNASVAAALGMFEWSRRQS, encoded by the coding sequence ATGGGAAATAAAGATAAAGGTAGCAGAGATAGAAACAGATACGAGAGCAGTGGATCCGGAAAAACCGGAGGCAAAGGCAAGCCGATGGGAAAAAACGCCGGTCAAAGTGCCGATAGAAGTGATTCGAAGCGAAGTGATTCGAAGCCCGCGGGGTCCAGACCCGCGAAGACTAACCCCACGAGATGGGCTAAGCCTACGGGGGCTGCACCCACAGGGGCTAAGTTTGCAGGGGCCACGGGGCAAAGAAAACCCGCGGCTTCGAAGCCGTGGCGAGAGGGCGTTCCGCTTCGTGACGTTCCGCCTCGTGAGCCCGCGGACGACATCTGCTGGGGGCGTCAGCCGGTTCTGGACCTGGTGAAGACCGTGCCGGGCCGCTGCATGAAGATCGTGATCGCCAACAACGTGCGCCCTCCCTTTTTGGACGAGCTGACAGATGCCGCCCGAGCGGGCAAGGTCGTCTACCAAATGGCGGCCCCAGAAGCGCTGGACGGCCTGTGTCCTGGAGTGCGACATCAGGGCGTGGCCTGTCGCGTTACGGAGGCAAAACTGCTGGAGCTGGAGCCATTCCTGGAGGGGCTCTCCAAGGACAAGCCTGCTCTGATCGTGGTGTTGGATCACATTGAGGATCCACACAACCTGGGTGCTGTGGTGCGATCCGCGGAGGCCGTGGGCGCGGCAGCGGTCTTGTATCCCAAGCGTCGTTCCGCCCTGCCGGGGGGTACGGTGATGAAGGTCAGCGCCGGTGCCGCCATGCGCGTTCCCATGATTCCGGTGGTCAACATCGCGCGCAGTGTCGAACAGTTGAAGGCAGCCGGGTTTTGGACGGTGGGCTTGGAGAACGAGGCACAGTCCTCCCTCTGGGATGAGGCCGATTTGTCGGCGCGGACGGCTTTCGTGATCGGCGCGGAGGGAGAGGGCCTCTCTCGGTTGGTGGGGGAAAAGTGCGACCAACTGCTCCGTATTCCCATCCGGGGCGGAGTAGGGTCCTTGAACGCCAGCGTCGCCGCAGCCCTGGGCATGTTCGAGTGGAGCCGAAGGCAGTCCTAA
- a CDS encoding type II toxin-antitoxin system YafQ family toxin has product MRFVTETHAYKRDVQKISGGKYTWALVNDLPDVIRMLVEDATLPTQYHDHALTGNWINHNECHVRPKENGIMKYYETLLLRSG; this is encoded by the coding sequence ATGCGCTTCGTTACCGAAACTCACGCTTATAAAAGAGACGTGCAAAAAATAAGCGGCGGCAAATATACATGGGCTTTAGTAAACGACTTGCCGGACGTGATAAGAATGCTTGTCGAGGACGCCACATTACCTACCCAATATCACGATCATGCGTTGACTGGTAATTGGATCAATCACAATGAATGTCACGTCAGACCTAAAGAGAATGGCATTATGAAATATTACGAGACGCTACTCTTGAGGAGCGGGTGA